The segment GAGCGATCCACCGATCTGAGCGGCGCCGGTTCCGGGTAGCCCCCCGGGACCGGCGTTTCTCTGTCTAAGGGCTTTTACCACAATATGTTACACGTTTGTGACATCGCTTCCCGATGCCCTGCCGCCTCGCTACATTCCATGCCTGATGACCTCGCCAACGACCGTGCCAGCCAGCCCCACGCGGCCCGACCTCAAGCACGCCGGGCTCTATTTCAACCGGGAACTGTCCTGGCTGGAGTTCAATCGGCGCGTCCTGCATGAGGCGCAGGATCCGCGGACGCCGCTCCTGGAGCGCCTCAAGTTCCTGGCCATCTTCGCGAGCAACCTCGACGAGTTCTTCCAGGTGCGCGTGGCCGGACTCCGCCGCCAGGTGGACGCCGGCTACAGCGAACGCACGGCGGACGGCCTGACCCCCGATGAGCAGCTGCGCAGCATCGCGGAACTGGCGCGGGAGATGGTGGCGGCCCAGTACCGGTGCCTCCTGGAGGAGGTCGTGCCGGAGCTGGCCCGGGCGGGCGTGCATCTGTTGCTCGACCTCGCGGAGGCCACCGAGGAGGACCGCGCGCACCTGAAGGAGTACTTCCAGCGGAATGTGTTCCCGGTGCTGACGCCGCTGGCGGTGGACCCGGTCCATCCCTTCCCCTACATCTCGAACCTGAGCATCTCGATTGCCGTCTTCCTGCGCGGATCAGACGGCGAAGAGCGCTTCGCGCGGGTCAAGGTGCCGAAGATCCTGCCACGGTGGGTGGCGCTGCCCGGCACGCACCGGTACCTCCCCCTCGAACAGCTGATCGGCGCCCACCTCGAGTCGCTGTTCCCCGGCGTCGAGATCCTGAGCTGGCACTCCTTCCGCATCACGCGGAACACCGATCTCCAGATCGACCACGACGAGGCGGAGGACCTGCTGAGCCTGATCCAGGAGGAGGTGCGGAACCGGCGGTTCGCCGAGGTGTCCCGCCTTGAGGTCGGGGCCGGCACACCGACGGCGCTGCGCCAGCTGCTGCTGGCGGAGTTCAACGCCTCGCAGGAAGAGGGCATCGAGCTGACGCTGGACGACGTCTACGAGGTGCCGGGGCTGCTCGACTGCTCCGACCTGATGGCGCTGGCGACGCTGGACCTCCCGGAGCTCCGGGATCCGCCTTTCCTCCCGGTCACTCCCGCAAGGCTCGCCTCCGGCCGCAGCGTCTTCGACGTGATCCGGGAGGGCGATCTCCTGCTGCACCACCCCTATGACAGCTTCCAGACCTCGGTCGAACGATTCCTCCAGCAGGCGACCGACGATCCGGACGTGCTGGCCATCAAGCTTACCCTGTACCGGACCGGCGGCGATTCAAGCATCGCGCGCCTGCTGGCGCACGCCGCCGAGCGGGGGAAGCAAGTCGCGGTGCTGATCGAGCTGCAGGCCCGGTTTGACGAGGAGAGCAACATCATCTGGGCGCAGCGACTGGAGGACGTCGGGGTGCACGTCAGCTACGGCGTGGCCGGTCTCAAGACACACACCAAGATCATGCTCGTCGTCCGCCGCGAGGGGAACGACATCCGCCGGTACGTGCACATCGGCACCGGCAATTACAACCCGCGCACCGCGCGGCTCTACACTGACTTCGGCCTCTTCTCCTGCGATCCCGCCCTCGGTGAAGACCTGACGGACCTCTTCAATGAGCTCACCGGCTTCGGCGTGACGGAGCGGTTCCGGAAGCTGCTGGTGGCCCCGCGGACCATGCGTGATCGTTTCGTGGAGATGGTCCGCCGCGAGTGCGACCATGCGCGCGCCGGACGCCCGGCGCGCATTGTGGCCAAGATGAACGCCCTGGTCGATCCCGGCATGATCCACGAGTTGTACGAGGCGTCGCAGGCGGGGGTGCAGGTGCAGCTGATCATCCGGGGGATCTGCTGCCTCCGGCCCGGCGTGCCCGGGGTGAGCGACAACATCGAGGTCATCAGCATCGTGGGGCGCTTCCTGGAACACAGCCGGGCGTTCTGGTTTCACAACGGCGGGGCGGACGAGGTCTACATCGGTTCCGCCGACTGGATGCCGCGCAACCTTGACCGCCGTGTGGAAGCGGTCGCACCCGTGGAGGACCCCCACCATCGGCGGGCCATGTGCGACGTGCTTGAATTGATGTGGGAAGACAACCGCCAGGCGTGGGAACTCCTGCCCGACGGGACCTATCGCCAGCGCCAGCCGCCCTCGCCCGAGGAGGAGCGCTCGACACATCGGCGGCTCCTCGACTCAGCGGGCCACTGACCTCAGTACTTCAGACCCGCCGACTCCGCCAGCTGCCGCGCCAGCTCCTCCTGCTCCGGCGTCAGCTTCTCCGGCAGCTCGACTTTGACCGCCACGATCTGATCGCCGCGACGCCCACCACGCTCGAGCCCCTGCCCCTTGATCCGGAACTTCCGCCCTGGCTGCGTGCCGGCCGGGACCTTGAGCACGATCTTCTTGCCGTCGAGCGTGCGCACCCGGAGGCGGGTGCCGAGCAGTGCCTGGGCGAGGTTGACCGGAACTTCGCATAGCAGGTCGAGGCCGTCGCGCTGGAAGAACCGATCGGGCTCGACCGTAAAGACCACGATCAGGTCGCCGGCCTGCCCGCCCCCACGGCCCGGCTGCCCCTGGCCCTTGAGCCGGACCTTGGTACCGGTCTCCGTGAGCGGTGGCACCGATATCAGGACACGCCGCTCGGCTCGAATGTCGCCCGCGCCACCGCAAGTCGGGCACCGCTCCGACGGGACCGTGCCTTTCCCGCGACACTTCGGGCAGGGGCGGTTGACCGCAAATCCCCCCTGCCCAAACGAGATGGATCCGCGCCCGTTGCACTCGTCGCAGGTGGTGATCCTGGCTCCCGGCGCGGCGCCGGTGCCCTTGCAGGTGGGGCAGGCCTCCGTCACCGGCAGGGTGACAGGCACCTTGCCGCCGTACATCGCCACGCGGAACGGCACCTCGACGTGGGCCTCGAGGTTCTCCGCGACCGGCTCCTCCCGGCGTCCGCGTCCGAAGATCGACGAGAAGATGTCGCCCAGCCCACCGAGGTCCCCGAACTCGAAGCCCTCCATCCCCGACTGCCCCTGCCCGGCTGACCCCCTGGCACCCTGCCCCGCCCCGCGGCCGGCCGGCCGCGGTTCGAAGGCGCCCAGCCGCCGCATCTGATCGTACTTCTTCCGCTTCTCGGCATCGGACAGCACGGCGTGCGCTTCGGAGATTTCCTTGAAGCGCTCCGCGGCAGCTGGATTGTCGGGATTGGCGTCGGGATGGTGCTGCTTGGCAAGCCGGCGATAGGACTTCTTGATCTCGTCCGTCGTCGCCGAATCGGGGACGCCCAGGACCTGGTAGAAGTCCCGCTGCGCCACCTAGGCCTGCCCCGGATCGGAATAGACCTGGACGCGGGCCGGCCGCAGGAGGGTGCCCTTGAACCGGTACCCGACCTGGAAGGTGCGGCAGACGGTGTGATCCTGCTCCGGCTCGGTCGGCAACGTGGTGGCCACGGCCTCATGCTCCTCGGGATTGAAGGGGAGCCCGGCCGGGTCGATTCGCTCGAGGCCCACCAGCTCCAGCTCCTTCCAGAGCTTTCGCCCCAGCAGTTCCATCCCCTGGTAGAGCGACTCCACCGTCATGGCCGCTGGATCGCCAGAGAGGAGCCGCTCGATATCGTCCAGCTCATCGAGCAGGCGGCCGGCGAACGCCCCCTGGGCGCGCGACGTCAGTTCCTCGCGCTCCTTGAGCGTCCGCTTCCGGAAATTGTCGTACTCGGCGGCCAGCCGGGCGAACCGGTCCTTGAGCGCGTCGTTCTCTTCCTCGAGGCGACGAATCGCCTGCGCGGGAGGCTCGAGAGGCATGCCACCGGCGGGGGCCGGTTCGGTGACCTCTTCGAGGTCGTCCAGGTCATTCTGGCTGGCGGTCACCTTGGGATCCGTTGGAGTGTCCATAGACGAAAGCTAATAGCAACCGGCGTGCCTCGGAGGTGGGTCAATCTGGCAGGCATTTCAGGCGCCGCCACAGCTGAAAGAGCGCCTGGTGGGCCGCGCGCCCGCGAATTTCGGCCCGCGTCCCCACCAGCCGGGCCAGCTTTGCGTCCGCGCCACCGGGAAGGGCAAATCCGAGCCAGACCGTCCCGACGGGCTTCTCATCGGAGCCGCCGTCAGGGCCGGCGATGCCGGTAATCGAGACCGCCACATCGGCACCCAGCGCCCGGGTCGCCCCGATGGCCATCTCGCGCGCCACAGGCTCGCTCACGGCGCCGTGCGCGCCCAGCAGATCCCTCGGCACCCCCAGCAGCCGATGCTTCGTCTCGTCGGCGTACGCGATGATCCCGCCGAGGAACTGGCTCGAGCTTCCTGGGACGGCAGTCAGTCGGCCGCCGAGCAGGCCGCCGGTGCACGACTCCGCCACGGCGATGGTCCACTTGCGACGGCGCAATTCTGTGAGGACGACCGCGGCGAGGTCGTCGTCCCCCCGACCGTAGGCGTAACGGCCGGCGCGTTCG is part of the Gemmatimonadales bacterium genome and harbors:
- the ppk1 gene encoding polyphosphate kinase 1, coding for MTSPTTVPASPTRPDLKHAGLYFNRELSWLEFNRRVLHEAQDPRTPLLERLKFLAIFASNLDEFFQVRVAGLRRQVDAGYSERTADGLTPDEQLRSIAELAREMVAAQYRCLLEEVVPELARAGVHLLLDLAEATEEDRAHLKEYFQRNVFPVLTPLAVDPVHPFPYISNLSISIAVFLRGSDGEERFARVKVPKILPRWVALPGTHRYLPLEQLIGAHLESLFPGVEILSWHSFRITRNTDLQIDHDEAEDLLSLIQEEVRNRRFAEVSRLEVGAGTPTALRQLLLAEFNASQEEGIELTLDDVYEVPGLLDCSDLMALATLDLPELRDPPFLPVTPARLASGRSVFDVIREGDLLLHHPYDSFQTSVERFLQQATDDPDVLAIKLTLYRTGGDSSIARLLAHAAERGKQVAVLIELQARFDEESNIIWAQRLEDVGVHVSYGVAGLKTHTKIMLVVRREGNDIRRYVHIGTGNYNPRTARLYTDFGLFSCDPALGEDLTDLFNELTGFGVTERFRKLLVAPRTMRDRFVEMVRRECDHARAGRPARIVAKMNALVDPGMIHELYEASQAGVQVQLIIRGICCLRPGVPGVSDNIEVISIVGRFLEHSRAFWFHNGGADEVYIGSADWMPRNLDRRVEAVAPVEDPHHRRAMCDVLELMWEDNRQAWELLPDGTYRQRQPPSPEEERSTHRRLLDSAGH
- a CDS encoding J domain-containing protein, with the protein product MAQRDFYQVLGVPDSATTDEIKKSYRRLAKQHHPDANPDNPAAAERFKEISEAHAVLSDAEKRKKYDQMRRLGAFEPRPAGRGAGQGARGSAGQGQSGMEGFEFGDLGGLGDIFSSIFGRGRREEPVAENLEAHVEVPFRVAMYGGKVPVTLPVTEACPTCKGTGAAPGARITTCDECNGRGSISFGQGGFAVNRPCPKCRGKGTVPSERCPTCGGAGDIRAERRVLISVPPLTETGTKVRLKGQGQPGRGGGQAGDLIVVFTVEPDRFFQRDGLDLLCEVPVNLAQALLGTRLRVRTLDGKKIVLKVPAGTQPGRKFRIKGQGLERGGRRGDQIVAVKVELPEKLTPEQEELARQLAESAGLKY
- a CDS encoding nucleotide exchange factor GrpE gives rise to the protein MTASQNDLDDLEEVTEPAPAGGMPLEPPAQAIRRLEEENDALKDRFARLAAEYDNFRKRTLKEREELTSRAQGAFAGRLLDELDDIERLLSGDPAAMTVESLYQGMELLGRKLWKELELVGLERIDPAGLPFNPEEHEAVATTLPTEPEQDHTVCRTFQVGYRFKGTLLRPARVQVYSDPGQA